The following proteins are co-located in the Eriocheir sinensis breed Jianghai 21 chromosome 34, ASM2467909v1, whole genome shotgun sequence genome:
- the LOC127007153 gene encoding glutamate-gated chloride channel-like isoform X4: protein MSETAAGAGGGVAASGVGRLSALLSLLLMMLMLMCGPVSANLRAREKQIIDEIIGSDNYDKRIRPAGANDTGPAVVHINIMIRNVQTISDVKMEYSIQITFREQWTDQRLTFDSMQGRIQYLTLTETEMVWMPDLFFKNEKEGHFHNIILPNLYIRIYPDGGVLYSIRISLTLSCPMNLKLFPLDRQQCQLLMASYGWTTEDLVFLWKDVEPVQVTKNLHLPRFTLEKFITDYCNSKTNTGEYSCLRVDLVFKREFSYYLIQYYIPCCMLVIVSWVSFWLDQNAVPARVSLGVTTLLTMSTQTSSINNTLPPVSYTKAIDVWTGVCLTFVFGALLEFALVNYASRSDKHREKLKEKLKEQKLQWERDHAAALEAALQEAGEDGHTFGMPAPPPRPRRLMDLLVAKTKPLVSRHNGGMGGDKGRPCEIHLAAPRQNCCRTWLSKFPTRSKRIDVISRITFPIVFAFFNMAYWSTYLFTEEEEDGPK from the exons CGGCCCCGTCAGCGCTAACCTCAGGGCGCGGGAGAAACAGATCATCGACGAAATCATTGGATCCGATAATTACGACAAGAGGATCCGACCAGCGGGAGCCAACGACACGG GTCCCGCCGTGGTACATATCAACATCATGATCCGAAACGTGCAGACGATCTCGGACGTGAAGATG GAGTACAGCATCCAAATCACCTTCAGAGAGCAGTGGACGGATCAGCGATTGACCTTCGATAGCATGCAAG GTCGCATCCAGTACCTGACACTGACCGAAACGGAGATGGTGTGGATGCCTGACCTTTTCTtcaagaacgagaaggagggacACTTCCACAACATCATCCTGCCCAATCTGTACATCCGTATCTACCCCGACGGCGGCGTCCTCTACAGCATCAG GATCTCCCTCACGCTCTCCTGCCCCATGAACCTCAAGCTGTTTCCGTTGGACCGTCAGCAGTGTCAGCTCCTCATGGCCTCCT ACGGATGGACCACGGAGGACCTGGTGTTCTTGTGGAAGGATGTGGAGCCTGTGCAGGTGACCAAGAACTTACACCTACCGCGCTTTACCCTCGAGAAGTTCATCACCGACTACTGCAACAGCAAGACCAATACAG GTGAATACAGTTGTCTGCGGGTTGACCTGGTCTTCAAGCGCGAGTTCTCGTACTACCTGATCCAGTACTACATCCCCTGCTGCATGCTGGTGATCGTGTCGTGGGTGTCCTTCTGGCTGGACCAGAACGCCGTGCCGGCAAGGGTCTCGCTGGGGGTCACCACCCTCCTGACGATGTCCACGCAGACCTCCAGTATAAACAATACTCTGCCACCGGTGTCCTACACCAAG GCCATCGACGTGTGGACGGGCGTGTGCCTCACCTTCGTGTTCGGCGCGCTGCTGGAGTTCGCGCTGGTCAACTACGCGTCTCGCTCCGACAAGCACCGCGAGAAGCTCAAGGAGAAGCTGAAGGAGCAGAAGCTGCAGTGGGAGCGGGATCACGCGGCGGCGCTGGAGGCGGCGCTGCAGGAGGCCGGCGAGGACGGTCACACCTTCGGCATG CCGGCCCCCCCTCCGCGACCCCGGCGGCTGATGGACCTCCTGGTGGCCAAGACG AAGCCCCTGGTGTCGCGTCACAACGGCGGCATGGGCGGCGACAAGGGGCGGCCGTGTGAGATCCACCTGGCGGCGCCGCGTCAGAACTGCTGCCGCACCTGGCTGTCCAAGTTCCCGACGCGCAGCAAGCGGATCGACGTGATCTCCCGCATCACCTTCCCCATCGTGTTCGCCTTCTTCAACATGGCCTACTGGAGCACCTACCTCttcaccgaggaggaggaggacggacccAAGTAG
- the LOC127007153 gene encoding glutamate-gated chloride channel-like isoform X3 — protein MSETAAGAGGGVAASGVGRLSALLSLLLMMLMLMCGPVSANLRAREKQIIDEIIGSDNYDKRIRPAGANDTGPAVVHINIMIRNVQTISDVKMEYSIQITFREQWTDQRLTFDSMQGRIQYLTLTETEMVWMPDLFFKNEKEGHFHNIILPNLYIRIYPDGGVLYSIRISLTLSCPMNLKLFPLDRQQCQLLMASYGWTTEDLVFLWKDVEPVQVTKNLHLPRFTLEKFITDYCNSKTNTGEYSCLLVALIFKREFSYYLIQYYIPCCMLVIVSWVSFWLDQNAVPARVALGVTTLLTMSTQTSSINQSLPPVSYTKAIDVWTGVCLTFVFGALLEFALVNYASRSDKHREKLKEKLKEQKLQWERDHAAALEAALQEAGEDGHTFGMPAPPPRPRRLMDLLVAKTKPLVSRHNGGMGGDKGRPCEIHLAAPRQNCCRTWLSKFPTRSKRIDVISRITFPIVFAFFNMAYWSTYLFTEEEEDGPK, from the exons CGGCCCCGTCAGCGCTAACCTCAGGGCGCGGGAGAAACAGATCATCGACGAAATCATTGGATCCGATAATTACGACAAGAGGATCCGACCAGCGGGAGCCAACGACACGG GTCCCGCCGTGGTACATATCAACATCATGATCCGAAACGTGCAGACGATCTCGGACGTGAAGATG GAGTACAGCATCCAAATCACCTTCAGAGAGCAGTGGACGGATCAGCGATTGACCTTCGATAGCATGCAAG GTCGCATCCAGTACCTGACACTGACCGAAACGGAGATGGTGTGGATGCCTGACCTTTTCTtcaagaacgagaaggagggacACTTCCACAACATCATCCTGCCCAATCTGTACATCCGTATCTACCCCGACGGCGGCGTCCTCTACAGCATCAG GATCTCCCTCACGCTCTCCTGCCCCATGAACCTCAAGCTGTTTCCGTTGGACCGTCAGCAGTGTCAGCTCCTCATGGCCTCCT ACGGATGGACCACGGAGGACCTGGTGTTCTTGTGGAAGGATGTGGAGCCTGTGCAGGTGACCAAGAACTTACACCTACCGCGCTTTACCCTCGAGAAGTTCATCACCGACTACTGCAACAGCAAGACCAATACAG GTGAATACTCGTGCCTGCTGGTGGCGCTGATCTTCAAGCGCGAGTTCTCGTACTACCTGATCCAGTACTACATCCCGTGCTGCATGCTGGTGATCGTGTCGTGGGTGTCCTTCTGGCTGGACCAGAACGCCGTGCCCGCCCGCGTGGCCCTCGGCGTCACCACCTTGCTTACCATGTCCACCCAGACGTCCTCCATCAACCAGTCGCTGCCGCCCGTGTCCTACACCAAG GCCATCGACGTGTGGACGGGCGTGTGCCTCACCTTCGTGTTCGGCGCGCTGCTGGAGTTCGCGCTGGTCAACTACGCGTCTCGCTCCGACAAGCACCGCGAGAAGCTCAAGGAGAAGCTGAAGGAGCAGAAGCTGCAGTGGGAGCGGGATCACGCGGCGGCGCTGGAGGCGGCGCTGCAGGAGGCCGGCGAGGACGGTCACACCTTCGGCATG CCGGCCCCCCCTCCGCGACCCCGGCGGCTGATGGACCTCCTGGTGGCCAAGACG AAGCCCCTGGTGTCGCGTCACAACGGCGGCATGGGCGGCGACAAGGGGCGGCCGTGTGAGATCCACCTGGCGGCGCCGCGTCAGAACTGCTGCCGCACCTGGCTGTCCAAGTTCCCGACGCGCAGCAAGCGGATCGACGTGATCTCCCGCATCACCTTCCCCATCGTGTTCGCCTTCTTCAACATGGCCTACTGGAGCACCTACCTCttcaccgaggaggaggaggacggacccAAGTAG
- the LOC127007153 gene encoding glutamate-gated chloride channel-like isoform X2: MSETAAGAGGGVAASGVGRLSALLSLLLMMLMLMCGPVSANLRAREKQIIDEIIGSDNYDKRIRPAGANDTGPAVVHINIMIRNVQTISDVKMEYSIQITFREQWTDQRLTFDSMQGRIQYLTLTETEMVWMPDLFFKNEKEGHFHNIILPNLYIRIYPDGGVLYSIRISLTLSCPMNLKLFPLDRQQCQLLMASYGWTTEDLVFLWKDVEPVQVTKNLHLPRFTLEKFITDYCNSKTNTGEYSCLLVALIFKREFSYYLIQYYIPCCMLVIVSWVSFWLDQNAVPARVALGVTTLLTMSTQTSSINQSLPPVSYTKAIDVWTGVCLTFVFGALLEFALVNYASRSDKHREKLKEKLKEQKLQWERDHAAALEAALQEAGEDGHTFGMRVSVLPRQPAPPPRPRRLMDLLVAKTKPLVSRHNGGMGGDKGRPCEIHLAAPRQNCCRTWLSKFPTRSKRIDVISRITFPIVFAFFNMAYWSTYLFTEEEEDGPK; this comes from the exons CGGCCCCGTCAGCGCTAACCTCAGGGCGCGGGAGAAACAGATCATCGACGAAATCATTGGATCCGATAATTACGACAAGAGGATCCGACCAGCGGGAGCCAACGACACGG GTCCCGCCGTGGTACATATCAACATCATGATCCGAAACGTGCAGACGATCTCGGACGTGAAGATG GAGTACAGCATCCAAATCACCTTCAGAGAGCAGTGGACGGATCAGCGATTGACCTTCGATAGCATGCAAG GTCGCATCCAGTACCTGACACTGACCGAAACGGAGATGGTGTGGATGCCTGACCTTTTCTtcaagaacgagaaggagggacACTTCCACAACATCATCCTGCCCAATCTGTACATCCGTATCTACCCCGACGGCGGCGTCCTCTACAGCATCAG GATCTCCCTCACGCTCTCCTGCCCCATGAACCTCAAGCTGTTTCCGTTGGACCGTCAGCAGTGTCAGCTCCTCATGGCCTCCT ACGGATGGACCACGGAGGACCTGGTGTTCTTGTGGAAGGATGTGGAGCCTGTGCAGGTGACCAAGAACTTACACCTACCGCGCTTTACCCTCGAGAAGTTCATCACCGACTACTGCAACAGCAAGACCAATACAG GTGAATACTCGTGCCTGCTGGTGGCGCTGATCTTCAAGCGCGAGTTCTCGTACTACCTGATCCAGTACTACATCCCGTGCTGCATGCTGGTGATCGTGTCGTGGGTGTCCTTCTGGCTGGACCAGAACGCCGTGCCCGCCCGCGTGGCCCTCGGCGTCACCACCTTGCTTACCATGTCCACCCAGACGTCCTCCATCAACCAGTCGCTGCCGCCCGTGTCCTACACCAAG GCCATCGACGTGTGGACGGGCGTGTGCCTCACCTTCGTGTTCGGCGCGCTGCTGGAGTTCGCGCTGGTCAACTACGCGTCTCGCTCCGACAAGCACCGCGAGAAGCTCAAGGAGAAGCTGAAGGAGCAGAAGCTGCAGTGGGAGCGGGATCACGCGGCGGCGCTGGAGGCGGCGCTGCAGGAGGCCGGCGAGGACGGTCACACCTTCGGCATG AGAGTTTCCGTCTTGCCCCGCCAGCCGGCCCCCCCTCCGCGACCCCGGCGGCTGATGGACCTCCTGGTGGCCAAGACG AAGCCCCTGGTGTCGCGTCACAACGGCGGCATGGGCGGCGACAAGGGGCGGCCGTGTGAGATCCACCTGGCGGCGCCGCGTCAGAACTGCTGCCGCACCTGGCTGTCCAAGTTCCCGACGCGCAGCAAGCGGATCGACGTGATCTCCCGCATCACCTTCCCCATCGTGTTCGCCTTCTTCAACATGGCCTACTGGAGCACCTACCTCttcaccgaggaggaggaggacggacccAAGTAG
- the LOC127007153 gene encoding glutamate-gated chloride channel-like isoform X1 → MSETAAGAGGGVAASGVGRLSALLSLLLMMLMLMCGPVSANLRAREKQIIDEIIGSDNYDKRIRPAGANDTGPAVVHINIMIRNVQTISDVKMEYSIQITFREQWTDQRLTFDSMQGRIQYLTLTETEMVWMPDLFFKNEKEGHFHNIILPNLYIRIYPDGGVLYSIRISLTLSCPMNLKLFPLDRQQCQLLMASYGWTTEDLVFLWKDVEPVQVTKNLHLPRFTLEKFITDYCNSKTNTGEYSCLRVDLVFKREFSYYLIQYYIPCCMLVIVSWVSFWLDQNAVPARVSLGVTTLLTMSTQTSSINNTLPPVSYTKAIDVWTGVCLTFVFGALLEFALVNYASRSDKHREKLKEKLKEQKLQWERDHAAALEAALQEAGEDGHTFGMRVSVLPRQPAPPPRPRRLMDLLVAKTKPLVSRHNGGMGGDKGRPCEIHLAAPRQNCCRTWLSKFPTRSKRIDVISRITFPIVFAFFNMAYWSTYLFTEEEEDGPK, encoded by the exons CGGCCCCGTCAGCGCTAACCTCAGGGCGCGGGAGAAACAGATCATCGACGAAATCATTGGATCCGATAATTACGACAAGAGGATCCGACCAGCGGGAGCCAACGACACGG GTCCCGCCGTGGTACATATCAACATCATGATCCGAAACGTGCAGACGATCTCGGACGTGAAGATG GAGTACAGCATCCAAATCACCTTCAGAGAGCAGTGGACGGATCAGCGATTGACCTTCGATAGCATGCAAG GTCGCATCCAGTACCTGACACTGACCGAAACGGAGATGGTGTGGATGCCTGACCTTTTCTtcaagaacgagaaggagggacACTTCCACAACATCATCCTGCCCAATCTGTACATCCGTATCTACCCCGACGGCGGCGTCCTCTACAGCATCAG GATCTCCCTCACGCTCTCCTGCCCCATGAACCTCAAGCTGTTTCCGTTGGACCGTCAGCAGTGTCAGCTCCTCATGGCCTCCT ACGGATGGACCACGGAGGACCTGGTGTTCTTGTGGAAGGATGTGGAGCCTGTGCAGGTGACCAAGAACTTACACCTACCGCGCTTTACCCTCGAGAAGTTCATCACCGACTACTGCAACAGCAAGACCAATACAG GTGAATACAGTTGTCTGCGGGTTGACCTGGTCTTCAAGCGCGAGTTCTCGTACTACCTGATCCAGTACTACATCCCCTGCTGCATGCTGGTGATCGTGTCGTGGGTGTCCTTCTGGCTGGACCAGAACGCCGTGCCGGCAAGGGTCTCGCTGGGGGTCACCACCCTCCTGACGATGTCCACGCAGACCTCCAGTATAAACAATACTCTGCCACCGGTGTCCTACACCAAG GCCATCGACGTGTGGACGGGCGTGTGCCTCACCTTCGTGTTCGGCGCGCTGCTGGAGTTCGCGCTGGTCAACTACGCGTCTCGCTCCGACAAGCACCGCGAGAAGCTCAAGGAGAAGCTGAAGGAGCAGAAGCTGCAGTGGGAGCGGGATCACGCGGCGGCGCTGGAGGCGGCGCTGCAGGAGGCCGGCGAGGACGGTCACACCTTCGGCATG AGAGTTTCCGTCTTGCCCCGCCAGCCGGCCCCCCCTCCGCGACCCCGGCGGCTGATGGACCTCCTGGTGGCCAAGACG AAGCCCCTGGTGTCGCGTCACAACGGCGGCATGGGCGGCGACAAGGGGCGGCCGTGTGAGATCCACCTGGCGGCGCCGCGTCAGAACTGCTGCCGCACCTGGCTGTCCAAGTTCCCGACGCGCAGCAAGCGGATCGACGTGATCTCCCGCATCACCTTCCCCATCGTGTTCGCCTTCTTCAACATGGCCTACTGGAGCACCTACCTCttcaccgaggaggaggaggacggacccAAGTAG
- the LOC127007153 gene encoding glutamate-gated chloride channel-like isoform X5, which produces MSETAAGAGGGVAASGVGRLSALLSLLLMMLMLMCGPVSANLRAREKQIIDEIIGSDNYDKRIRPAGANDTGPAVVHINIMIRNVQTISDVKMEYSIQITFREQWTDQRLTFDSMQGRIQYLTLTETEMVWMPDLFFKNEKEGHFHNIILPNLYIRIYPDGGVLYSIRISLTLSCPMNLKLFPLDRQQCQLLMASYGWTTEDLVFLWKDVEPVQVTKNLHLPRFTLEKFITDYCNSKTNTGEYSCLLVALIFKREFSYYLIQYYIPCCMLVIVSWVSFWLDQNAVPARVALGVTTLLTMSTQTSSINQSLPPVSYTKAIDVWTGVCLTFVFGALLEFALVNYASRSDKHREKLKEKLKEQKLQWERDHAAALEAALQEAGEDGHTFGMKPLVSRHNGGMGGDKGRPCEIHLAAPRQNCCRTWLSKFPTRSKRIDVISRITFPIVFAFFNMAYWSTYLFTEEEEDGPK; this is translated from the exons CGGCCCCGTCAGCGCTAACCTCAGGGCGCGGGAGAAACAGATCATCGACGAAATCATTGGATCCGATAATTACGACAAGAGGATCCGACCAGCGGGAGCCAACGACACGG GTCCCGCCGTGGTACATATCAACATCATGATCCGAAACGTGCAGACGATCTCGGACGTGAAGATG GAGTACAGCATCCAAATCACCTTCAGAGAGCAGTGGACGGATCAGCGATTGACCTTCGATAGCATGCAAG GTCGCATCCAGTACCTGACACTGACCGAAACGGAGATGGTGTGGATGCCTGACCTTTTCTtcaagaacgagaaggagggacACTTCCACAACATCATCCTGCCCAATCTGTACATCCGTATCTACCCCGACGGCGGCGTCCTCTACAGCATCAG GATCTCCCTCACGCTCTCCTGCCCCATGAACCTCAAGCTGTTTCCGTTGGACCGTCAGCAGTGTCAGCTCCTCATGGCCTCCT ACGGATGGACCACGGAGGACCTGGTGTTCTTGTGGAAGGATGTGGAGCCTGTGCAGGTGACCAAGAACTTACACCTACCGCGCTTTACCCTCGAGAAGTTCATCACCGACTACTGCAACAGCAAGACCAATACAG GTGAATACTCGTGCCTGCTGGTGGCGCTGATCTTCAAGCGCGAGTTCTCGTACTACCTGATCCAGTACTACATCCCGTGCTGCATGCTGGTGATCGTGTCGTGGGTGTCCTTCTGGCTGGACCAGAACGCCGTGCCCGCCCGCGTGGCCCTCGGCGTCACCACCTTGCTTACCATGTCCACCCAGACGTCCTCCATCAACCAGTCGCTGCCGCCCGTGTCCTACACCAAG GCCATCGACGTGTGGACGGGCGTGTGCCTCACCTTCGTGTTCGGCGCGCTGCTGGAGTTCGCGCTGGTCAACTACGCGTCTCGCTCCGACAAGCACCGCGAGAAGCTCAAGGAGAAGCTGAAGGAGCAGAAGCTGCAGTGGGAGCGGGATCACGCGGCGGCGCTGGAGGCGGCGCTGCAGGAGGCCGGCGAGGACGGTCACACCTTCGGCATG AAGCCCCTGGTGTCGCGTCACAACGGCGGCATGGGCGGCGACAAGGGGCGGCCGTGTGAGATCCACCTGGCGGCGCCGCGTCAGAACTGCTGCCGCACCTGGCTGTCCAAGTTCCCGACGCGCAGCAAGCGGATCGACGTGATCTCCCGCATCACCTTCCCCATCGTGTTCGCCTTCTTCAACATGGCCTACTGGAGCACCTACCTCttcaccgaggaggaggaggacggacccAAGTAG
- the LOC127007153 gene encoding glutamate-gated chloride channel-like isoform X6, which translates to MSETAAGAGGGVAASGVGRLSALLSLLLMMLMLMCGPVSANLRAREKQIIDEIIGSDNYDKRIRPAGANDTGPAVVHINIMIRNVQTISDVKMEYSIQITFREQWTDQRLTFDSMQGRIQYLTLTETEMVWMPDLFFKNEKEGHFHNIILPNLYIRIYPDGGVLYSIRISLTLSCPMNLKLFPLDRQQCQLLMASYGWTTEDLVFLWKDVEPVQVTKNLHLPRFTLEKFITDYCNSKTNTGEYSCLRVDLVFKREFSYYLIQYYIPCCMLVIVSWVSFWLDQNAVPARVSLGVTTLLTMSTQTSSINNTLPPVSYTKAIDVWTGVCLTFVFGALLEFALVNYASRSDKHREKLKEKLKEQKLQWERDHAAALEAALQEAGEDGHTFGMKPLVSRHNGGMGGDKGRPCEIHLAAPRQNCCRTWLSKFPTRSKRIDVISRITFPIVFAFFNMAYWSTYLFTEEEEDGPK; encoded by the exons CGGCCCCGTCAGCGCTAACCTCAGGGCGCGGGAGAAACAGATCATCGACGAAATCATTGGATCCGATAATTACGACAAGAGGATCCGACCAGCGGGAGCCAACGACACGG GTCCCGCCGTGGTACATATCAACATCATGATCCGAAACGTGCAGACGATCTCGGACGTGAAGATG GAGTACAGCATCCAAATCACCTTCAGAGAGCAGTGGACGGATCAGCGATTGACCTTCGATAGCATGCAAG GTCGCATCCAGTACCTGACACTGACCGAAACGGAGATGGTGTGGATGCCTGACCTTTTCTtcaagaacgagaaggagggacACTTCCACAACATCATCCTGCCCAATCTGTACATCCGTATCTACCCCGACGGCGGCGTCCTCTACAGCATCAG GATCTCCCTCACGCTCTCCTGCCCCATGAACCTCAAGCTGTTTCCGTTGGACCGTCAGCAGTGTCAGCTCCTCATGGCCTCCT ACGGATGGACCACGGAGGACCTGGTGTTCTTGTGGAAGGATGTGGAGCCTGTGCAGGTGACCAAGAACTTACACCTACCGCGCTTTACCCTCGAGAAGTTCATCACCGACTACTGCAACAGCAAGACCAATACAG GTGAATACAGTTGTCTGCGGGTTGACCTGGTCTTCAAGCGCGAGTTCTCGTACTACCTGATCCAGTACTACATCCCCTGCTGCATGCTGGTGATCGTGTCGTGGGTGTCCTTCTGGCTGGACCAGAACGCCGTGCCGGCAAGGGTCTCGCTGGGGGTCACCACCCTCCTGACGATGTCCACGCAGACCTCCAGTATAAACAATACTCTGCCACCGGTGTCCTACACCAAG GCCATCGACGTGTGGACGGGCGTGTGCCTCACCTTCGTGTTCGGCGCGCTGCTGGAGTTCGCGCTGGTCAACTACGCGTCTCGCTCCGACAAGCACCGCGAGAAGCTCAAGGAGAAGCTGAAGGAGCAGAAGCTGCAGTGGGAGCGGGATCACGCGGCGGCGCTGGAGGCGGCGCTGCAGGAGGCCGGCGAGGACGGTCACACCTTCGGCATG AAGCCCCTGGTGTCGCGTCACAACGGCGGCATGGGCGGCGACAAGGGGCGGCCGTGTGAGATCCACCTGGCGGCGCCGCGTCAGAACTGCTGCCGCACCTGGCTGTCCAAGTTCCCGACGCGCAGCAAGCGGATCGACGTGATCTCCCGCATCACCTTCCCCATCGTGTTCGCCTTCTTCAACATGGCCTACTGGAGCACCTACCTCttcaccgaggaggaggaggacggacccAAGTAG